A window of Campylobacter cuniculorum DSM 23162 = LMG 24588 contains these coding sequences:
- a CDS encoding HugZ family heme oxygenase, which yields MDFKSIISHMNEHHKSNLIDLCKKFGKAQKIEDARLESVDFEGLDILYNGNENLRIEFPKRADESSIKDSIIALCMSAKSEKKENLAQEIKDFMLSFNSVCLATLSPHAEVVCSYAPFVSTEFGNFIYISEVSEHFANIKAHPNNLEVMFLEDESKAASVILRKRLRYRTKANFISRGELFDKIYDEFERQTGGGGGIKTIRTMLDFHLVQLEFLTGRFVKGFGQAYNIKGDEITAITGNPHK from the coding sequence ATGGATTTTAAGAGTATTATTTCTCATATGAATGAGCATCATAAATCAAATTTGATTGATTTATGCAAAAAATTTGGCAAGGCACAAAAGATTGAAGATGCTAGGCTTGAAAGCGTGGATTTTGAGGGCTTGGATATACTTTATAATGGCAATGAAAACTTACGCATAGAATTTCCTAAAAGGGCTGATGAATCCTCGATTAAAGATAGCATTATCGCCCTTTGCATGAGTGCAAAAAGTGAAAAAAAAGAAAATTTAGCACAAGAAATTAAAGATTTTATGTTAAGTTTTAATTCTGTATGTCTTGCCACGCTTTCACCCCATGCAGAAGTGGTATGCTCTTATGCACCTTTTGTAAGCACAGAATTTGGAAATTTCATTTATATCAGCGAAGTGAGTGAGCATTTTGCGAATATCAAAGCACATCCTAATAATCTTGAAGTAATGTTTTTAGAAGATGAGAGCAAGGCTGCTTCAGTGATTTTAAGAAAAAGATTGCGTTATAGAACAAAAGCAAATTTTATTTCAAGAGGAGAGCTTTTTGATAAAATTTATGATGAATTTGAAAGACAAACCGGCGGTGGAGGCGGGATTAAAACCATACGCACTATGCTTGATTTTCATCTTGTGCAGCTTGAATTTCTCACTGGTCGCTTTGTAAAAGGTTTTGGACAAGCTTATAATATAAAAGGAGATGAAATCACTGCAATAACAGGAAATCCGCATAAATAA
- the fliD gene encoding flagellar filament capping protein FliD produces the protein MALGALSSLGFGSGVLEQDTIDKLKKADEEARISPYTSRIESNTTKQKDIAELLTKLSAFRSSVSSLGDATIFAKRKVVASVTTNPPADLSVNSGVNVQSMRVSVTQLAQKDVYQSKALANENGYVNGALGANDNVDLTFFQNGKEYKVTINGNTTYKELAEKITEASGGEIVAKIVNTGEKGQPYRLTLTSKETGEDNAITFFPGAKNVDGKYDSSSIDSRAQDIFSNLGWELDDTTGDFDKKVGYQIKDDANDPKFHLQTAQNAEFTLDGIKMTRSSNTITDLGVGITLTLNSTGDINFDVQQDNSAVNEEIQKLVDAFNDLVVNLNAATDYNKETGTAGSLQGVSEVSSIRSSIINALFKSQLVDGKIIDENGSEVNSKVMLSMQDFGVSLNEAGNLAFDQTKFDEKVKELGSDFVESFFAGVTRYEELSHTGDLIQQNSLDKYTDPTGQDSDKGLAFKSGDFVIEFDGQSYDLSKNKDGTAFKLTGKNEQELLNNLINHIKDLGIEGLDVKIEQYDKDNQKGYNIKFKSEGNGDFAIKGDENFLKQFGLSETSITAKPIEGAGIFAKLKSIVDGISGTNGSLTKYDESLTKDTKSLNEAKENTQKLIDSRYETMQNQWLLYESVLNKLNTQLLAVQNMIQASNNQNNA, from the coding sequence ATGGCTTTAGGTGCTCTGTCAAGTTTAGGATTTGGTTCAGGTGTTTTAGAACAAGACACTATAGATAAGCTAAAGAAAGCAGATGAGGAAGCTCGTATCAGTCCTTATACTTCAAGGATTGAGAGCAATACCACAAAACAAAAAGATATAGCCGAGCTTCTGACCAAACTTTCGGCTTTTAGAAGTTCAGTTTCATCTCTTGGAGATGCGACTATTTTTGCAAAAAGAAAGGTTGTAGCGAGTGTAACGACAAATCCACCGGCAGACTTAAGTGTCAATAGTGGGGTCAATGTCCAAAGTATGAGAGTTAGTGTGACTCAACTTGCACAAAAAGATGTGTATCAAAGTAAAGCACTTGCAAATGAGAATGGTTATGTCAATGGAGCTTTAGGGGCGAATGATAATGTTGATTTAACTTTTTTCCAAAATGGTAAAGAATATAAAGTTACGATTAATGGTAACACAACTTATAAAGAACTTGCCGAAAAAATCACTGAAGCAAGTGGTGGAGAAATTGTTGCTAAAATCGTTAATACCGGTGAAAAAGGGCAACCTTACAGACTCACACTAACAAGCAAAGAAACCGGTGAAGATAATGCGATTACTTTTTTTCCGGGTGCGAAAAATGTTGATGGAAAATACGATTCTAGCAGTATAGACTCTCGAGCTCAAGATATTTTTTCTAATTTAGGTTGGGAGCTTGATGATACGACGGGCGATTTTGATAAAAAAGTTGGTTATCAAATCAAAGATGATGCAAATGATCCTAAATTCCATTTACAAACTGCACAAAATGCTGAATTTACGCTTGATGGTATTAAGATGACAAGATCAAGCAATACCATTACGGATTTAGGTGTCGGTATAACTTTAACCTTAAATTCAACAGGGGATATTAATTTTGATGTGCAACAAGACAATAGTGCTGTCAATGAAGAAATACAAAAGCTTGTTGATGCATTTAATGATTTGGTGGTCAATCTTAATGCTGCGACAGATTATAATAAAGAAACCGGCACAGCGGGTTCATTACAAGGTGTTAGCGAAGTCAGTAGTATAAGATCAAGCATTATTAATGCACTTTTTAAATCTCAATTAGTCGATGGAAAAATTATAGATGAAAATGGGAGTGAAGTGAATTCTAAGGTTATGCTTTCTATGCAAGATTTTGGTGTAAGTCTTAATGAAGCTGGAAATTTAGCTTTTGACCAAACTAAATTCGATGAAAAAGTCAAAGAACTTGGCTCTGATTTTGTTGAGAGTTTTTTTGCTGGAGTAACAAGATATGAAGAATTGTCCCATACAGGTGATTTGATTCAGCAAAATAGCCTTGATAAATACACTGATCCTACCGGACAAGATTCTGATAAAGGATTAGCTTTCAAGAGTGGAGATTTTGTAATTGAATTTGATGGGCAAAGCTATGATTTATCAAAAAATAAAGATGGAACAGCCTTTAAACTCACGGGAAAAAATGAACAAGAATTGCTTAATAATCTAATCAATCATATTAAAGATTTAGGCATAGAAGGTTTAGATGTTAAAATAGAGCAATATGATAAAGACAATCAAAAAGGCTATAATATTAAATTTAAAAGCGAAGGCAATGGTGATTTTGCTATCAAAGGTGATGAAAATTTCCTTAAGCAATTCGGTCTTAGTGAAACAAGTATTACTGCTAAACCTATAGAGGGTGCAGGTATTTTTGCTAAACTTAAATCAATTGTCGATGGAATCAGCGGAACAAATGGAAGCTTGACAAAATACGATGAGAGCTTAACTAAGGATACAAAATCTTTGAATGAGGCTAAAGAAAATACTCAAAAATTGATTGACTCAAGATATGAAACAATGCAAAATCAATGGTTGCTCTATGAAAGTGTTTTGAATAAACTCAATACTCAACTTTTAGCGGTTCAAAATATGATTCAAGCAAGTAATAATCAAAATAATGCTTAA
- a CDS encoding alpha-2,3-sialyltransferase has translation MNPPANFFEHYYTLHYLTQKLEYSFEYKICKLYDFAYTGKKFEYFKKNFKKFFPDAFMSLEIPNKLDNLTNFNSLYYKNKMEIRTGIYAISLAAALGYKRIYLVGFDGYKKDAINYAFTMANKNLDKIYKLKIKELGEGFEKVIHSNEMDIQALGFIQKNYKVEMLSLCPNSPLNQYINLAPQNFIYDKSFIKEKPKDSIKDILIPPDIAYKQYRKMYLRPILEENIYFRLIKDLIKLPSAVKNYLKIKL, from the coding sequence ATAAACCCTCCAGCTAATTTTTTTGAGCATTACTATACTCTTCATTATCTCACACAAAAATTAGAATATAGCTTTGAATATAAAATTTGTAAATTATATGATTTTGCCTATACAGGAAAAAAATTTGAATATTTTAAGAAAAATTTTAAAAAATTTTTTCCCGATGCATTTATGAGCTTAGAAATTCCTAATAAACTTGATAATTTAACAAATTTTAATAGCTTATATTATAAAAACAAAATGGAAATTAGAACAGGAATTTATGCTATATCTTTAGCGGCTGCCTTAGGATATAAACGAATTTATTTAGTAGGTTTTGATGGATATAAAAAAGATGCAATCAATTATGCTTTTACTATGGCAAATAAAAATTTAGATAAAATATATAAGTTAAAAATTAAAGAATTAGGTGAAGGATTTGAAAAGGTTATTCATTCTAATGAAATGGATATACAAGCACTTGGTTTTATACAAAAAAATTATAAAGTTGAAATGTTAAGTCTTTGTCCAAATAGCCCTCTAAATCAATACATAAATCTGGCACCGCAAAACTTTATTTACGATAAAAGCTTTATTAAAGAAAAACCAAAGGACAGCATAAAAGATATTTTAATCCCTCCAGATATAGCTTATAAACAATACAGAAAAATGTATTTAAGACCCATACTAGAGGAAAATATATATTTTAGGCTTATTAAGGATTTGATTAAACTGCCAAGTGCGGTTAAAAACTATCTTAAAATCAAGCTTTAA
- a CDS encoding FlaG family protein, which translates to MEISKLSGQMDTARQVDTASNLQNQRTGIAGANLNSAQIQTNSNQQREDEQNKSLNERLNDVVKELNQQMDYLNSNVRFGFSDDINAMYVTVSERNTGKEIRQIPSDEAIKLTKYFRDAIGLIFDKES; encoded by the coding sequence ATGGAAATATCAAAACTTAGTGGGCAAATGGACACAGCAAGACAAGTGGATACAGCGTCAAATTTGCAAAACCAAAGGACTGGGATAGCGGGTGCAAATTTAAATTCTGCACAAATTCAAACAAACTCGAATCAGCAAAGAGAGGATGAGCAAAACAAAAGTTTGAATGAAAGACTCAATGATGTTGTCAAAGAGCTTAATCAACAGATGGATTATTTAAATTCAAATGTTCGTTTCGGTTTTAGTGACGATATTAATGCTATGTATGTTACTGTGTCTGAAAGAAATACAGGTAAAGAGATTCGTCAAATTCCTAGCGATGAAGCAATAAAATTAACCAAGTATTTTAGAGACGCGATAGGTTTGATTTTCGATAAGGAGAGTTAA
- the fliS gene encoding flagellar export chaperone FliS, with the protein MQNNLAYSAYSQNQVGIESPQRLIEMLYEGILRFCARVKIAIKNEDIEQRVYFIKRTTAIFIELINNLDYEKGGDVAHYLSGLYTREIQLLSLANVENNEARIDEVINVTKGLLEAWRDVHNNENLG; encoded by the coding sequence ATGCAAAACAATTTAGCTTATAGTGCGTATTCTCAAAATCAAGTGGGGATAGAATCTCCACAAAGACTTATAGAAATGCTTTACGAAGGGATTTTACGCTTTTGTGCAAGGGTAAAAATTGCGATAAAAAATGAAGATATTGAACAAAGAGTGTATTTTATCAAAAGGACTACAGCAATTTTTATCGAATTAATCAATAATCTTGATTATGAAAAAGGTGGAGATGTGGCTCATTATTTAAGCGGACTTTACACAAGAGAAATTCAACTGCTTTCTTTAGCAAATGTAGAAAATAATGAAGCGAGGATTGATGAGGTTATCAATGTAACTAAAGGACTTTTAGAAGCTTGGAGAGACGTGCATAATAATGAAAACTTGGGTTGA
- a CDS encoding TonB-dependent receptor, producing the protein MSSKKIICGILSATIYIEALEEFDLDKIVVSASGFEQEAQSNLRNIILIDKEELKKHGYTSLKQALERISVISFVDSGLGANVDMRGQGSKSNVAVKVMVDGKMINVLDNSHGVTPLDSININQVERIEIIPGGGSVLYGNGTRGGVIHIITQKSKQQNFQIHLNTTNFDRGALGGNLGTSMTYNFNPYLTLNFNAQGFNKKGYQKGYSEKGYFIDAKNIIDIDEYNTLIFSYDYFWSKDTSSGYLTKNQIQSDPTQRGDSDKITKTIRPALSLDFTHQFNANFELNIQSFWQNQKIDFIKSVSQMMGTHAYEDGSGFEDGLRGVTLKARYNYEENSYFTLGYEFAYHDAQRNSKVFYSVPPIITYHRMTTLMDMDKQSHSLFILDSHNLGALFLNFGLRYEYSLYDTARTYRNQMAGRILANSIDTTSRFDTHKTIDNFAFEITPNYQYSDTGSLYFKYERGFISPTPAQLVNRNNTTANPTLEPYYTADLNSEIFDTFELGMKDFWFDFYTFNLALFYTKSKNEISYLGDPHSAAGAWWRYYNIDETRRMGAELQLSQIFDKLLLKQSLSYIDARISKGINKDKIIPYVSKVKITATAEYNLTNEWFSFLDLSYLSRAKDNGNVDENTGKMRNNQWIKDYFLTDLGLGYRKKNLQISTGIRNLFDKQYYSYQDSFKNQYLPGSGRNYYIEFKYAF; encoded by the coding sequence ATGAGTTCTAAAAAAATCATTTGCGGAATTTTATCCGCTACAATCTATATTGAGGCTTTAGAAGAGTTTGATTTGGATAAAATTGTAGTCTCTGCTTCTGGTTTTGAACAAGAAGCACAGAGTAATTTAAGAAATATTATCTTAATCGATAAAGAAGAACTTAAAAAACATGGATACACTTCATTAAAACAAGCTCTAGAAAGAATATCAGTCATTAGTTTTGTTGATAGCGGATTAGGAGCAAATGTCGATATGAGAGGACAAGGTTCAAAGTCTAATGTTGCTGTAAAGGTTATGGTTGATGGCAAGATGATAAATGTTCTTGATAATTCTCACGGCGTTACCCCTTTAGACTCTATCAATATCAATCAAGTTGAACGCATTGAAATCATACCCGGTGGTGGTTCTGTGCTTTATGGAAATGGGACAAGAGGAGGAGTGATTCATATCATCACTCAAAAATCAAAACAGCAGAATTTCCAAATACACTTAAATACAACAAATTTTGATAGAGGAGCTTTGGGTGGAAATTTAGGCACAAGCATGACTTATAATTTTAATCCTTATTTAACTCTTAATTTTAACGCTCAAGGATTTAATAAAAAAGGTTATCAAAAAGGATATAGCGAGAAAGGTTATTTTATTGATGCTAAGAATATTATAGATATTGATGAGTATAATACTTTGATTTTTTCATACGATTATTTTTGGAGCAAGGATACAAGTAGCGGGTATTTAACCAAAAATCAAATTCAATCAGACCCAACACAAAGAGGCGATTCTGATAAAATCACAAAAACCATACGCCCCGCTCTTAGCCTTGATTTTACCCATCAATTTAACGCGAATTTTGAATTAAATATTCAAAGTTTTTGGCAAAATCAAAAAATCGATTTTATCAAAAGTGTTTCTCAAATGATGGGAACTCATGCCTATGAGGATGGCAGCGGTTTTGAAGATGGTTTAAGAGGCGTTACTTTAAAAGCTCGGTATAATTATGAAGAAAATTCGTATTTTACTTTAGGCTATGAATTTGCTTATCATGATGCACAAAGAAACAGCAAGGTTTTTTATAGTGTGCCTCCTATCATAACATACCATAGAATGACAACTTTAATGGATATGGATAAACAAAGTCATTCTTTATTCATTCTTGATTCTCATAATCTTGGAGCTTTATTCTTAAATTTTGGTTTAAGGTATGAATACAGCTTATACGATACAGCAAGAACTTATAGAAATCAAATGGCGGGTAGAATCCTCGCAAATTCTATAGATACAACAAGTCGTTTTGATACACATAAAACAATCGATAATTTTGCCTTTGAAATCACCCCAAACTATCAGTATTCAGACACAGGTTCGCTTTATTTTAAATACGAAAGAGGTTTTATCAGCCCCACTCCCGCACAATTAGTCAATCGTAACAATACAACAGCGAATCCAACTTTAGAGCCTTATTATACAGCGGATTTAAATTCTGAAATTTTTGACACTTTTGAGCTGGGAATGAAAGATTTTTGGTTTGATTTTTATACTTTTAATCTCGCACTTTTTTACACAAAATCCAAAAATGAAATTTCTTATTTAGGAGATCCTCATTCTGCAGCCGGAGCTTGGTGGAGGTATTATAATATCGATGAAACAAGAAGAATGGGAGCTGAACTTCAGCTCTCTCAAATTTTTGATAAATTATTATTAAAACAAAGTTTAAGTTATATTGATGCAAGAATTTCTAAAGGCATTAATAAAGACAAAATAATTCCTTATGTTTCTAAGGTAAAAATTACAGCTACAGCGGAATATAATCTTACAAATGAGTGGTTTAGTTTTTTGGATTTAAGCTATCTTTCAAGGGCTAAGGACAATGGAAATGTTGATGAAAATACGGGAAAAATGCGAAACAATCAATGGATTAAAGACTATTTTCTTACAGATTTAGGACTAGGATATCGCAAAAAGAATCTTCAAATTTCTACAGGGATTCGCAATCTTTTTGATAAACAATATTATAGCTATCAAGATTCTTTTAAGAATCAGTATTTGCCCGGAAGCGGAAGAAATTATTATATAGAGTTTAAATATGCTTTCTAA
- a CDS encoding alpha-2,3-sialyltransferase, whose product MIINIDKENVVVAGNGLSLKEIDYSRLPEKFDIFRTTQFYFEDKYYLGGGGKSLYKPSS is encoded by the coding sequence TTGATAATAAATATTGACAAAGAAAATGTTGTGGTGGCAGGAAATGGACTTAGTTTAAAAGAAATTGATTATTCAAGATTGCCGGAAAAATTTGATATTTTTCGAACCACTCAATTTTATTTTGAAGATAAATACTATTTAGGGGGGGGAGGTAAAAGCTTATATAAACCCTCCAGCTAA
- the efp gene encoding elongation factor P has translation MASYSMGDLKKGLKIELDGIPFKIVEYQHVKPGKGPAFVRIKIKSFIDGKVLEKTIHAGDKCEAPNLENKTMQYLYDDGENCQFMDTQSYEQVAISEEDVGEVKKWMLDGMMVEVLFHNGKAIGVEVPQVVELKIIETAPNFRGDTQGSNKKPATLETGAVVQIPFHVLEGEVIRVDTTRGEYIERANK, from the coding sequence ATGGCATCTTATTCAATGGGTGATTTAAAAAAAGGTTTAAAAATCGAGCTTGATGGAATTCCATTTAAAATCGTAGAGTATCAACATGTAAAACCGGGTAAGGGTCCAGCCTTTGTGCGTATTAAAATTAAATCTTTTATCGATGGTAAAGTGCTAGAAAAAACCATTCATGCCGGCGATAAATGTGAGGCTCCAAATTTAGAAAACAAAACAATGCAATATCTTTATGATGATGGTGAGAATTGTCAATTTATGGATACGCAAAGTTATGAGCAGGTTGCGATTTCTGAAGAGGATGTAGGAGAAGTAAAAAAATGGATGCTTGATGGTATGATGGTTGAAGTGCTTTTTCATAATGGTAAGGCTATAGGCGTGGAAGTTCCGCAAGTTGTGGAGCTTAAGATTATAGAAACTGCACCAAATTTTAGAGGCGATACTCAAGGTTCAAACAAAAAACCTGCCACCTTAGAAACAGGAGCTGTTGTGCAAATTCCTTTTCATGTCTTAGAAGGCGAAGTTATACGCGTTGATACAACAAGGGGTGAATATATCGAAAGAGCAAACAAATAA